A window of the Labrus mixtus chromosome 8, fLabMix1.1, whole genome shotgun sequence genome harbors these coding sequences:
- the zmp:0000001127 gene encoding uncharacterized protein zmp:0000001127: MFEFSQSHQRKSSVLSKMACFKLYFSPSLLLLVLACPLWQVSQSVPVMSQGPLMDSCVFYAQTLLQNITETLTQKNLFSGMDCSQQSVEMNTETSTATVCTPTESTCVKSEFNQELCLTNINEDLHHYYKFLSAQPDPDNLLGRSVLLSLRELMENCFQRSLPSVLASVETTEESFEKRLSLCKVLKGFYVRIITINRVISYIHSGEHTQ; encoded by the exons ATGTTTGAGTTCAGTCAGTCACACCAAAGAAAATCTTCAGTTTTGTCCAAGATGGCCTGCTTCAAGCTCT atttctctccttcactgctgctgctggtgctcgCCTGTCCTCTGTGGCAGGTCAGCCAGTCCGTGCCAGTGATGAGTCAAGGTCCACTGATGGACTCCTGTGTTTTTTATGCACAGACACTTCTACAGAACATCACTGAAACTCTCACACAG AAAAACCTGTTCAGTGGAATGGACTGCTCCCAGCAGAGTGTGGAGATGAACACAGAGACCAGCACTGCCACTGTGTGCACACCAACG GAATCAACATGCGTGAAGTCAGAATTCAACCAG GAGTTGTGTCTGACAAACATCAATGAAGACCTGCATCATTACTACAAATTTCTATCTGCTCAGCCGGATCCTGACAACTTACTCGGCCGATCTGTTCTGCTCAGCCTCAGGGAACTCATGGAG AACTGCTTTCAAAGGTCTCTGCCGAGTGTTTTGGCTTCAGTGGAG ACAACTGAAGAGTCCTTTGAGAAAAGGTTGAGTCTCTGCAAAGTGCTGAAGGGCTTCTATGTCCGCATCATCACGATCAACAGAGTCATTTCATACATACACTCTGGGGAACACACTCAATGA